A genomic segment from Legionella quinlivanii encodes:
- a CDS encoding RES family NAD+ phosphorylase translates to MVDIWLQAKGKNEIKPILASIFRFVESQEKAATLNLVNNLHEQCVLEELLEHTKPLFPDNTDSLDYLLKTAFRYPPLKYGSRFGSTFEQSLFYGSLNLYTALAEVAYYRFVYMLGPEVPFRTSISSEFSSFSVSIKSKLGVFLDQPPFTEFESILTSPTSYAETQLLGFNMRQDGVEAFRYISARDKEKGKNIALFSPKAFHADSPSNLTGWLCHTSVNEVSFLSKRDKDSQLTMFTQDYFWINGKFPSPST, encoded by the coding sequence ATGGTCGATATTTGGCTGCAAGCTAAAGGTAAAAATGAGATTAAACCCATCTTGGCGTCCATATTTCGTTTTGTAGAATCACAGGAAAAAGCAGCCACCTTGAATCTGGTAAACAATTTACATGAGCAATGTGTTTTGGAAGAGTTACTTGAGCATACTAAACCGCTTTTTCCCGATAATACCGATTCTCTGGACTATCTGCTAAAAACAGCATTCCGTTATCCTCCGCTTAAATATGGTTCCCGATTCGGATCTACTTTTGAGCAAAGTCTCTTTTACGGATCATTAAATCTTTACACGGCACTAGCGGAAGTTGCTTATTACCGTTTTGTTTATATGCTAGGCCCGGAAGTTCCCTTTCGTACCTCTATTTCAAGCGAATTCTCTTCCTTTTCCGTGTCTATTAAAAGCAAATTGGGAGTCTTTTTAGATCAGCCGCCCTTTACTGAATTTGAATCCATTTTAACCTCTCCAACTTCTTATGCAGAGACACAGCTATTGGGTTTTAATATGAGGCAAGACGGAGTAGAAGCTTTCCGATATATTTCGGCCAGAGATAAAGAGAAAGGAAAAAATATTGCTCTCTTTTCACCTAAGGCTTTTCATGCAGACAGCCCCTCCAATTTAACAGGTTGGTTATGCCATACCAGCGTTAACGAAGTGAGCTTCCTATCCAAACGAGATAAAGATAGTCAACTCACAATGTTTACTCAGGACTATTTCTGGATTAACGGAAAATTCCCTTCACCATCAACTTAA
- the tatC gene encoding twin-arginine translocase subunit TatC, translating into MLEHLIELRKRMIRVLIFFAILFASYFYFARDLFHWVVSPLLNALPAAQGNLIATQVTAPVLTPIALASNLAFLSATPFFLFQLWCFVAPGLYRNERKKIKGAILGSLGLFFLGIAFCFYGVLPFMFQFFIQAVPDGVKMMPDISNALDFITRMLIIFGICFQVPLICFVLVQLGWLEIRHLTLVRPYIIVLAFTVGMLLTPPDVLSQILLAVPLCLLYELGILLCRWKKPTLNQGVKALS; encoded by the coding sequence ATGTTAGAGCACCTAATTGAACTTAGAAAACGTATGATCAGGGTGCTGATTTTTTTTGCTATCCTCTTTGCCAGTTATTTTTATTTCGCCAGGGATTTATTTCACTGGGTGGTTTCTCCTCTTTTAAATGCCTTGCCTGCCGCTCAAGGAAACCTGATTGCCACACAGGTTACCGCCCCAGTGTTGACGCCAATCGCTCTGGCAAGCAATCTCGCCTTCCTCTCGGCAACGCCGTTTTTTTTATTCCAGCTCTGGTGTTTTGTGGCGCCCGGGCTGTATCGTAATGAGCGAAAAAAAATAAAGGGAGCGATTCTTGGCAGCTTAGGCCTTTTTTTTCTGGGGATTGCTTTTTGTTTTTATGGGGTTTTGCCTTTTATGTTTCAATTCTTTATTCAGGCAGTGCCTGATGGGGTCAAAATGATGCCTGATATCAGCAATGCCCTGGATTTTATTACCCGCATGCTAATCATTTTCGGCATCTGCTTTCAGGTCCCCTTAATCTGCTTTGTACTCGTTCAGCTGGGATGGCTTGAAATCCGGCATTTAACCCTGGTACGCCCCTACATTATCGTGCTGGCCTTTACTGTCGGTATGCTGCTGACACCGCCTGACGTTTTATCACAGATATTGCTGGCAGTGCCTTTATGCCTCTTATACGAATTGGGCATTTTACTGTGCCGGTGGAAGAAACCTACTCTGAATCAAGGCGTTAAAGCCTTAAGTTGA